The Chiloscyllium punctatum isolate Juve2018m chromosome 28, sChiPun1.3, whole genome shotgun sequence genome includes a region encoding these proteins:
- the clk2a gene encoding dual specificity protein kinase CLK2 translates to MPRLRRYRSSDRESRDSYHERYRRSRRGRRRSRSRSRSSDRDRQHRNESYIRSRSIEHCSCDRRLYNERRYCDAYRGHYSRDQGDGYHETDYCSRNSYDYRRSQERDRSYRSRKSSRRKHKRRRRRSRSYSRSSSRSHQSSRRAKSVEDDNEGHLIYRNGDWLQERYEIVNTLGEGTFGKVVQCIDHRRGGLQVALKIIKNVEKYREAARLEINVLEKINEKDPDNKFQCVQMFDWFDYHGHICISFELLGQSTFDFLKDNNYTPYPIYQVRHMAFQTCHAVNFLHDNKLTHTDLKPENILFVNSDYEVVCNVEKKREERVIKNTATRVVDFGSATFDHEHHSTIVSTRHYRAPEVILELGWSQPCDVWSIGCIIFEYYLGFTLFQTHDNREHLAMMERILGPIPARMIRKTRKQKYFYHGRLDWDESSSAGRYVRDNCKPLKRYMLAESEEHCQLFDLIERMLEYEPSKRITLAECLQHPFFDCLKTEQKNTKGWDSNRDISR, encoded by the exons ATGCCTCGTTTGAGGCGGTACCGTTCGTCAGACCGGGAGAGCCGGGACAGTTACCATGAACGTTACAGGAGGAGTAGACGTGGAAGACGCAGATCGCGCTCACGATCCAGAAGCAGTGATCGCGATCGACAGCATAGGAATGAAAGTTACATCAGGTCCAGGAG TATCGAGCACTGTTCGTGTGACAGACGACTGTACAATGAAAGGAGGTACTGTGACGCTTACCGGGGTCATTACAGCCGAGACCAGGGAGATGGCTACCATGAGACGGACTACTGCTCTCGCAACTCGTACGACTACCGTCGCTCACAGGAACGGGACAGGAGCTACAGGAGTCGGAAGAGCAGCAGACGTAAGCACAAACGGCGGCGGCGCAGAAGCAGGTCATATAGTCGCTCCTCCTCG CGGAGTCATCAGAGCAGCAGAAGGGCCAAGAGTGTGGAAGATGACAACGAGGGCCATCTGATCTATCGCAACGGCGACTGGCTACAAGAACGAT ATGAAATTGTTAACACTTTAGGTGAAGGAACCTTTGGCAAAGTTGTACAATGTATTGACCACCGCAG GGGTGGTTTACAGGTGGCCCTTAAAATAATAAAGAATGTGGAAAAATACAGAGAAGCTGCCCGACTAGAGATTAATGTACTGGAGAAAATTAACGAGAAGGATCCGGACAATAAATT CCAATGTGTACAGATGTTCGATTGGTTCGACTACCATGGCCACATTTGTATTTCTTTTGAATTACTGGGACAGAGCACGTTTGATTTCTTGAAGGATAACAATTACACACCATATCCTATTTACCAAGTGCGCCACATGGCTTTCCAGACTTGCCATGCTGTTAACT TTTTACATGACAACAagctcactcacactgacctgaaGCCAGAGAATATTCTTTTTGTAAATTCCGACTATGAAGTTGTGTGTAATGTGGAAAAG AAACGTGAAGAGCGAGTGATTAAAAACACAGCGACCAGAGTTGTCGACTTTGGCAGTGCCACGTTTGACCATGAGCACCACAGCACAATAGTCTCCACAAGACACTATCGAGCACCCGAAGTTATTTTAG AGCTTGGGTGGTCCCAGCCATGTGACGTGTGGAGCATAGGATGTATCATTTTTGAATATTACCTtggcttcacacttttccaa ACACATGACAATCGAGAGCATTTGGCCATGATGGAGAGAATCCTTGGTCCAATCCCAGCACGTATGATCAGAAAGACCAG GAAACAGAAATACTTCTACCATGGCCGCCTGGACTGGGATGAAAGCAGCTCTGCAGGAAGATACGTACGAGATAACTGCAAGCCATTGAAA CGATACATGCTTGCCGAGAGTGAGGAGCACTGCCAGCTGTTTGATTTAATCGAGAGAATGTTGGAGTACGAACCATCCAAAAGGATAACTTTGGCAGAGTGCCTGCAGCATCCTTTCTTTGACTGTCTCAAAACCGAACAGAAAAACACAAAAGGCTGGGACTCCAATCGAGACATCagtagatga